In Acidobacteriota bacterium, the following are encoded in one genomic region:
- a CDS encoding response regulator, which yields MSRAALVVDDSMLIRHTVCRFLEERGFTVESATNGVQALELLAAMRPDIIITDMQMPKMDGPQLIDALKAKPETARIPIVILAGKQTGADHAGETRADFVIFKDIDIETQLQKALISALGDPAVAGL from the coding sequence ATGTCTCGTGCCGCCCTTGTCGTCGATGATTCCATGCTGATCCGCCACACCGTGTGCCGCTTCCTCGAGGAGCGCGGCTTCACCGTGGAATCGGCGACCAATGGCGTGCAGGCGCTCGAGCTGCTCGCCGCCATGCGGCCCGACATCATCATCACCGACATGCAGATGCCGAAGATGGATGGCCCGCAGCTCATCGACGCCCTCAAGGCCAAGCCCGAGACCGCGCGCATCCCCATCGTCATCCTCGCCGGCAAGCAGACCGGCGCCGACCATGCCGGTGAGACGCGCGCCGACTTCGTCATCTTCAAAGACATCGACATCGAGACTCAGCTCCAGAAAGCGCTCATCTCCGCGCTTGGCGATCCCGCGGTCGCCGGTCTCTGA